From Flavobacterium arcticum, the proteins below share one genomic window:
- a CDS encoding MFS transporter, translating to MQKKIKLSEKIAYGFGDAASSMYWKIFSMYLLFFYTDVFGLAAATVGTMFLVTKIWDSLFDPFVGVFSDRIQSRWGKFRPFLLWMAVPFAVIGMLTFYTPDVDTKSKLVYAYVTYSAMMMAYSLVNVPYASLLGVMSSDGKERTTLATFRMVFAFAGSLVALWAIEPLVILFGGSLTSPTGWFYTLIVFGVVATLLFWGCFAGTRERVKQIKEEKSSLKQDISDLLSNKAWLVLVGAGVATILFNTIRDGAAIYYFKYVVTVPEEKYLSFFKNIGMSLTGLYLVIGQAANIIGVIIATPIANKIGKKRTFLSAMFLAAVFSAAFYLLPSTGIMFIMIFQFIISICAGCVFPLLWSMYADSADFSEWKEGRRATGLLFSASSMSQKLGWAVGGAVTGWLLAYYGFEANVVQTAFTKTGIQLMLSFLPAAGAIISMLFMFLYPLSEEKLKVISSELDERRATKESN from the coding sequence ATGCAGAAAAAAATAAAATTAAGCGAAAAAATTGCTTACGGGTTTGGTGATGCAGCTTCCTCTATGTATTGGAAGATATTCAGTATGTATCTATTATTTTTCTATACTGATGTATTTGGGCTTGCAGCCGCTACGGTAGGTACTATGTTTTTGGTAACTAAAATTTGGGATTCACTTTTTGATCCTTTTGTAGGTGTATTTTCAGATAGAATACAATCGCGCTGGGGTAAGTTCAGACCATTTTTATTATGGATGGCTGTACCTTTTGCAGTAATAGGTATGCTTACATTTTATACCCCAGATGTAGATACTAAAAGTAAATTAGTATATGCCTATGTAACCTACTCTGCTATGATGATGGCATACTCGCTTGTTAATGTTCCATATGCATCACTTTTAGGAGTAATGTCGTCCGATGGTAAAGAGCGTACCACATTAGCAACTTTCCGTATGGTATTTGCTTTTGCTGGAAGTCTAGTAGCACTTTGGGCTATAGAACCATTAGTTATTTTATTTGGAGGAAGTTTAACCTCCCCTACCGGATGGTTTTATACACTCATAGTATTTGGGGTAGTAGCTACACTTCTATTTTGGGGCTGCTTTGCTGGGACAAGAGAACGCGTAAAACAAATTAAAGAAGAAAAATCATCACTCAAGCAAGACATATCAGACCTTCTTTCAAATAAAGCATGGCTGGTTCTTGTAGGTGCGGGAGTTGCTACTATACTTTTTAACACAATAAGAGATGGTGCTGCCATATACTACTTTAAATATGTAGTAACTGTTCCTGAAGAAAAGTACTTATCATTTTTTAAAAACATAGGCATGTCATTAACGGGTTTATACTTGGTAATAGGACAAGCTGCTAATATTATAGGAGTAATAATTGCCACTCCAATTGCTAATAAAATAGGTAAAAAACGCACTTTTTTGTCGGCAATGTTTTTAGCAGCTGTATTTAGCGCTGCATTCTATCTATTACCATCAACTGGTATAATGTTTATTATGATATTTCAATTTATCATAAGTATTTGTGCCGGATGTGTATTTCCTCTATTGTGGTCTATGTATGCAGATAGTGCCGATTTTAGTGAATGGAAAGAAGGACGAAGAGCCACGGGCTTGCTTTTTTCTGCATCATCCATGTCACAAAAACTAGGATGGGCTGTTGGGGGCGCTGTAACAGGATGGCTACTCGCTTATTATGGTTTTGAAGCTAATGTCGTTCAAACTGCTTTCACAAAAACAGGCATACAACTAATGCTCAGCTTTCTACCTGCAGCAGGAGCAATTATATCTATGCTTTTTATGTTTTTATATCCACTTAGCGAAGAAAAACTGAAAGTAATATCTAGCGAACTAGATGAACGCAGGGCTACAAAAGAATCCAATTAA
- a CDS encoding glycoside hydrolase family 130 protein, which translates to MEDTTMATLFETRKQTVQSQHEALLGKKNNPVAEAGNGIFKRYVNPVVTAAHTPLNWRFDFNEKTNPFFQERIGMNATFNAGAIKWNGKYIIVVRVEGVDRKSFFAIAESPNGVDNFEFWDKPCVIPQLEEPDTNVYDMRLTLHEDGWIYGIFCTERKDPNAPAGDTSAAIANAGIVRTKDLVNWERLPDLISNTGQQRNVVLHAEFVNGKYAMYTRPQDGFIDVGSGGGIGLGYIDDMTNPVVNEEKIIFGKEYHTIYELKNGLGPAPIKTEKGWLHQAHGVRNTAAGLRYTIYLFMTDLEDLTKVTHKPAGYFLAPENEERVGDVSNVLFGNGWIADEDGTVYIYYASSDTRMHVAVSTVDKLVDYCINTPKDTFTSAGSVQTIIKQVENNKKLL; encoded by the coding sequence ATGGAAGATACTACAATGGCCACGTTATTCGAAACTCGTAAACAAACTGTTCAGTCACAGCATGAAGCGTTGTTAGGGAAGAAAAACAATCCAGTTGCAGAAGCAGGAAATGGAATTTTTAAGCGCTATGTAAACCCGGTGGTTACTGCTGCTCATACTCCTTTAAATTGGAGATTTGATTTTAATGAAAAAACCAATCCGTTTTTTCAGGAACGTATAGGAATGAATGCTACCTTTAATGCAGGTGCTATAAAATGGAATGGAAAATATATTATAGTGGTTCGTGTAGAAGGGGTTGACAGAAAGTCATTTTTTGCTATTGCCGAAAGCCCTAACGGAGTAGATAACTTCGAGTTTTGGGATAAGCCATGTGTAATACCTCAGTTAGAAGAGCCAGACACTAATGTATATGATATGCGTCTTACACTACATGAAGATGGTTGGATATACGGAATATTTTGCACGGAGCGTAAAGACCCTAATGCTCCCGCAGGCGATACTAGTGCTGCCATAGCTAATGCCGGTATAGTACGTACTAAAGATTTAGTAAACTGGGAAAGACTACCTGATTTAATATCTAATACAGGACAGCAACGTAATGTGGTATTGCATGCAGAATTTGTAAATGGTAAATATGCTATGTACACGCGTCCGCAAGATGGTTTTATTGATGTAGGTAGCGGTGGCGGAATTGGTCTTGGTTATATCGACGATATGACAAACCCAGTAGTAAATGAAGAGAAAATTATTTTTGGTAAAGAATACCACACCATATACGAGCTTAAAAACGGTTTAGGTCCTGCGCCTATAAAAACTGAAAAAGGATGGCTACACCAAGCACATGGCGTGCGTAATACTGCCGCAGGATTACGCTATACTATATATCTTTTTATGACAGATTTAGAAGATCTTACCAAGGTTACTCATAAACCTGCTGGTTACTTCCTTGCTCCTGAAAATGAAGAACGTGTGGGCGATGTTTCTAATGTATTGTTTGGTAATGGTTGGATTGCAGATGAAGACGGTACTGTTTATATTTACTACGCATCATCTGATACGCGTATGCACGTAGCAGTATCTACTGTAGATAAATTGGTAGATTATTGCATCAATACACCCAAAGATACTTTTACATCGGCAGGCTCAGTACAAACCATTATAAAACAAGTAGAAAACAACAAAAAATTATTATAA
- a CDS encoding glycoside hydrolase family 26 protein has translation MKKNIPILLLALSLLFSCKKATQEEEQKKEEATTKIAPIDKNATKETVSLYQNLFKLREKGYMFGHQDDLAYGVNWKYEEGRSDVKDVTGDYPAIYGWDIGRIEDNAEKNLDGVPFNKMREFIKQVYDRGGVNTISWHVNNPFTDGDSWDNTPGTVAAILPGGEQHEKYKGWLNNASNFFLSLKGSDDKLVPILYRPYHEFTGDWFWWCKNTTSPEQFKQLWEFTITYFEEKGVHNLIYIYNTSSANVNSKADFMEYYPGDTWADMVSYDIYQGGESAEKTEKFITDTKKLTAIIDEVAQEHNKLSAIAETGFEQIPYEKWWTETLAQSIGNHKISFVLVWRNHGWNEWMNPPKMHYYAPYDGHPSVPDFKDFYNLDNTLFQSNVTKFNLYNTAKP, from the coding sequence ATGAAAAAAAACATCCCTATACTCTTATTAGCACTATCTCTTCTTTTTAGTTGTAAAAAAGCTACACAAGAGGAAGAACAGAAAAAAGAAGAGGCTACAACCAAAATAGCACCCATTGATAAAAATGCTACCAAAGAGACCGTTTCATTATACCAAAACTTATTTAAGCTACGTGAAAAAGGTTATATGTTTGGACATCAAGATGACCTTGCCTATGGTGTGAACTGGAAATATGAAGAAGGTAGAAGTGATGTAAAAGATGTAACAGGCGACTACCCTGCTATATATGGCTGGGATATAGGTCGTATTGAGGATAATGCAGAGAAAAACCTTGACGGTGTTCCTTTTAATAAAATGCGCGAATTTATAAAGCAAGTGTATGATAGGGGTGGCGTAAACACCATAAGTTGGCATGTAAACAACCCGTTTACTGATGGTGACTCTTGGGATAATACTCCTGGTACTGTAGCAGCTATACTACCTGGTGGTGAGCAACATGAAAAATATAAAGGCTGGTTAAATAATGCTTCTAATTTTTTCCTTTCTTTAAAAGGAAGCGATGATAAATTAGTACCTATACTTTATCGTCCATATCATGAATTTACGGGTGATTGGTTTTGGTGGTGTAAAAATACTACAAGTCCCGAACAGTTTAAACAACTATGGGAGTTTACAATTACCTATTTTGAAGAAAAAGGAGTACATAACCTTATATATATATACAATACTTCGAGTGCTAATGTAAATTCTAAGGCAGATTTTATGGAATATTACCCTGGCGACACATGGGCAGATATGGTAAGCTATGACATATATCAAGGTGGCGAAAGTGCTGAAAAAACGGAAAAATTTATTACAGATACTAAAAAACTAACGGCTATTATAGACGAAGTAGCCCAAGAACACAATAAACTTTCGGCTATTGCCGAGACAGGTTTTGAGCAAATACCCTATGAAAAATGGTGGACAGAAACACTAGCACAATCAATAGGCAATCATAAAATATCATTTGTATTAGTATGGAGAAATCATGGTTGGAACGAATGGATGAATCCTCCAAAAATGCATTATTATGCACCTTACGATGGTCACCCATCAGTTCCTGATTTTAAAGACTTTTATAATCTTGACAATACGTTGTTTCAAAGTAATGTAACTAAATTCAACCTTTATAACACAGCCAAACCTTAA
- a CDS encoding AraC family transcriptional regulator produces MSTNKFHREIPPLTKGDSFLVFDRVKDSFDFPIHYHPEYEINFILNGKGVKRIVGDHIDEINDIELVLVGPNLYHGWELNRCINKKIHEITIQFHNDLFNDSLLSRRIMMPIKDMFNRANHGILFSEKVGAELADRLVRISKLDGMDYFLEIISILHDMANSRNQQLLSTYTVDYDTFEDDDKMKLVYEYIQKNFSEKITLDEVSDVASMSPVSFNRFIKKRTSKTFVNYLNDIRVGYAARWLVEKDLSISEIAFKSGFNNIANFNRIFKSVKNTTPSQYREEFYGMKRFL; encoded by the coding sequence ATGAGTACAAATAAGTTTCATAGAGAGATACCGCCCTTAACTAAGGGAGATAGTTTCCTTGTTTTTGACAGGGTTAAAGACAGTTTTGATTTCCCTATACACTATCACCCTGAATATGAGATTAACTTTATACTTAACGGAAAAGGTGTGAAACGTATAGTGGGCGACCATATAGATGAAATAAATGATATTGAACTTGTATTGGTAGGTCCTAATCTCTATCATGGTTGGGAACTTAATAGATGTATAAATAAAAAAATACATGAAATAACAATACAGTTTCATAATGATTTATTTAATGACTCATTATTATCACGTAGAATAATGATGCCTATAAAAGACATGTTTAATAGGGCTAATCATGGAATACTGTTTTCTGAAAAGGTTGGTGCCGAGCTTGCTGATAGACTTGTGCGTATATCTAAACTAGATGGTATGGATTATTTTCTTGAAATAATTTCGATACTACATGATATGGCAAATTCGCGCAATCAGCAATTACTGTCTACCTACACGGTGGATTATGATACTTTTGAAGATGACGATAAAATGAAGCTAGTGTATGAATATATACAAAAGAATTTTTCTGAAAAAATAACGCTTGACGAAGTTTCGGATGTTGCTAGTATGAGTCCTGTATCATTTAATCGTTTTATAAAAAAACGAACAAGTAAAACATTTGTAAATTATCTTAATGATATAAGGGTAGGCTATGCTGCCCGATGGCTTGTAGAGAAAGATCTGAGTATTTCGGAGATAGCATTTAAGTCTGGATTTAATAATATTGCTAATTTTAATAGAATATTTAAGAGCGTTAAAAATACTACTCCTAGCCAATATAGGGAAGAGTTTTATGGTATGAAACGATTTTTATAG
- a CDS encoding glycoside hydrolase family 26 protein, which yields MKMNFIKIAAIAISISFTNCSSSDSGYTGITTTDPVTEDPTEEVLTPENVRSYMADPNATEETVALFYNLKKLQKTKYLVGQQDAFSSFYNDVAGESDIKKATGHDPALLGSDFMFITDDQNNNEASNWFYQQELQIAADAIEAYDKGMVNIFAWHLREPYEGVTFYADDMTDFQKQNAFASILPNGENHEYYKSKLDKVADVLNNLKGTDDKLIPVIFRPWHEFDGNWFWWGANYCTPQQYKEAWQFTVEYLRDTKNVHNVLYAFSPDRTYTTDAQYLSRYPGDEYIDVLGMDNYGDLANGTDGVTAANNKLKMVSDLAKEKVKIAAMTETGYRVTTSTSPIDGFFANNIYKSMTDNNVELAFVMFWSNNQDGYYVPPAGQPNTQDFIDFTTKTESLLVNTLPNMYTISE from the coding sequence ATGAAAATGAATTTTATCAAGATAGCCGCAATAGCTATATCTATTTCTTTTACAAACTGTTCTTCTAGTGATAGTGGTTATACTGGCATAACAACTACTGACCCTGTTACCGAAGACCCCACAGAAGAGGTATTAACTCCCGAAAATGTGCGTAGTTATATGGCAGACCCTAATGCTACAGAAGAAACCGTTGCACTTTTTTACAACCTGAAAAAATTACAAAAAACAAAATACCTAGTAGGACAGCAAGATGCTTTTTCGAGTTTTTATAATGATGTTGCAGGCGAGTCTGATATTAAGAAAGCTACGGGGCACGACCCTGCACTTTTAGGGTCAGATTTTATGTTTATAACAGATGATCAAAATAATAACGAAGCTTCTAACTGGTTTTACCAACAAGAGCTACAAATAGCAGCCGATGCCATAGAAGCCTATGATAAAGGTATGGTAAACATATTTGCATGGCATTTAAGAGAGCCTTATGAAGGTGTTACTTTTTATGCAGATGATATGACCGATTTCCAGAAACAAAATGCATTTGCAAGTATTTTACCTAATGGTGAAAATCATGAGTATTACAAATCAAAACTAGACAAAGTAGCCGATGTTTTAAATAATCTTAAGGGCACAGATGATAAATTAATTCCTGTAATTTTTAGACCATGGCATGAGTTTGATGGTAACTGGTTTTGGTGGGGCGCTAATTACTGTACACCACAGCAATATAAAGAAGCATGGCAATTTACCGTTGAGTACCTGCGTGATACTAAAAATGTACATAACGTTTTATATGCTTTTTCTCCAGACAGGACTTATACTACCGATGCACAATACCTGAGCCGTTACCCTGGTGATGAATATATTGATGTTTTAGGAATGGATAACTACGGCGACCTTGCTAATGGTACTGATGGTGTAACAGCAGCAAACAATAAACTAAAAATGGTATCTGACCTTGCTAAAGAAAAAGTGAAAATTGCTGCAATGACCGAAACAGGTTACAGAGTTACAACTTCTACTAGCCCCATAGATGGTTTCTTTGCTAATAATATTTACAAATCGATGACCGATAATAATGTAGAGCTGGCTTTTGTAATGTTTTGGAGCAACAATCAAGATGGTTATTATGTACCTCCTGCTGGGCAGCCTAACACGCAAGATTTTATAGATTTTACAACTAAAACAGAATCATTATTGGTAAATACCTTACCTAATATGTACACTATTTCAGAATAA
- a CDS encoding SusC/RagA family TonB-linked outer membrane protein, with amino-acid sequence MGNTLHYFTSWITRGKTLFYLLFLFGITSAQAQSIVTGVVSDNSGMTIPGVNVTVKGTATVVSTDIEGKYSISTATDATLVYTFIGFSTQEIAVNGRAIINVTLAENVEVLDEVVVIGYGTQRKDDVNSAVSTIRTKDIENLKQTTVDQMIQGKAAGVSVSNNSGQPGGAVSIRVRGTTSISGTNEPLYIIDGVPVSGDATGKSMSGRPMASDGFDSSGGAGNNAVSPLSMINPNDIQSIDILKDASATAIYGSRGANGVIIITTKSGKKGDGKLRYEGYTSAQSIYKKLDVMNLRQYAQYQNELSLLFGVGEDQLRPEFANPELLGNGTDWQDEVYRTAVSTSHQLSFSGGSETTSYYLSGGFLDQEGVLLGSGYKRYTTRLNLDSKVKDWLKVGANMNAGITNEKLTVNQSFQGVIANTLLQAPDIPVRNADGSFAGPEDTSQNVNYFNPVAEVLSKDNKLVRKNFLGNVFAEAEIIKGLKYRVELGANTEFSEHTDFTPSYNWGAQTNTSADLIERRQNWYSINFKNLLTYDRTINKHKFTVLVGQEANDSHWEGITATATGFQTNSVYGLNLADPSQSKVTSYQGSAALYSFFGRIIYDFDNKYGLSASYRGDRSSKFDPTTDNQWGYFPSVAVSWKLSNEDFMEGTRKYIDNIKFRLGYGETGNQQIPNNQYSALLAQQNSSIGSGFLPSNFPNPNLTWESMKQTNLGIDFTVLDSRLAVNLDFYKKVSEDFLFQVPFPDYLTGGGGQYGGQDAPYSNIGEMENKGVDITLNYRTKGTGDFSWNSTLVVSKYKNELTAIQDGLNLVQSTNINGYISYDVTNTEVGSPIGMFYGYIAEGIFNDIDDLNSAPIQFGNSVGQAAGQTYLGDVKYKDVNEDGVIDANDRTFIGNPHPDFTFGFTNNFKYKNFDLSIFVQGSYGNDLMNLTKRNGTANSGLYQNALADAMNYWTPDNTDTNIPRPVASVSAANNQISTRYIEDGSYLRIQNLTLGYSLPSELISKAKMSRVRVYGSVQNLLTLTNYSGYDPEVGSFNQNQLLTGIDNGRYPTPRTYSVGINVEF; translated from the coding sequence ATGGGGAATACACTACATTATTTCACTTCTTGGATAACACGGGGAAAGACCCTGTTTTACCTCCTGTTTCTTTTCGGGATAACCTCCGCACAGGCACAAAGTATTGTTACAGGGGTTGTGTCTGACAATAGTGGTATGACTATACCGGGGGTAAACGTTACGGTAAAGGGTACAGCTACGGTTGTGTCTACTGATATTGAGGGTAAATACTCCATCAGCACAGCTACTGATGCTACTCTTGTTTATACGTTTATTGGTTTTTCTACTCAGGAAATAGCAGTAAATGGAAGAGCGATTATAAATGTAACTCTTGCCGAAAATGTAGAAGTTCTAGACGAGGTAGTCGTAATAGGTTATGGGACTCAAAGGAAAGACGATGTAAACAGTGCGGTATCTACAATACGTACTAAAGATATAGAGAATCTAAAACAAACTACTGTAGACCAAATGATACAGGGTAAAGCAGCAGGTGTTTCTGTTAGTAATAACTCAGGACAGCCAGGCGGAGCAGTATCTATAAGGGTTCGTGGTACTACTTCTATATCGGGTACTAATGAGCCACTTTATATTATTGATGGCGTGCCTGTATCTGGTGATGCTACTGGGAAATCGATGAGTGGGAGACCAATGGCAAGTGACGGGTTTGATTCTAGTGGAGGAGCAGGTAACAATGCTGTGAGCCCGCTTTCTATGATAAATCCTAACGATATTCAGTCTATAGACATTCTTAAAGATGCCTCGGCAACTGCTATTTATGGTTCTAGAGGTGCTAATGGGGTTATTATTATAACAACTAAGTCGGGTAAAAAAGGCGATGGAAAATTACGTTATGAAGGGTATACCTCTGCACAGAGTATTTATAAAAAGTTAGATGTAATGAACTTGCGTCAGTATGCTCAGTATCAAAATGAGTTGAGCTTGCTTTTTGGAGTCGGAGAAGATCAACTTCGACCTGAATTTGCTAATCCTGAATTATTAGGTAATGGTACTGACTGGCAAGATGAAGTATATAGAACGGCAGTCTCTACAAGTCACCAGCTTTCATTTTCAGGAGGTAGCGAAACTACATCATACTATCTTTCTGGAGGTTTTCTAGATCAAGAAGGTGTATTGCTAGGTTCTGGTTATAAGAGGTATACAACACGTTTAAATCTTGACTCTAAAGTTAAAGACTGGTTAAAGGTTGGTGCTAATATGAATGCAGGTATTACTAATGAAAAACTAACGGTAAACCAAAGTTTTCAGGGAGTTATAGCTAATACTTTACTACAAGCACCTGATATACCAGTAAGAAATGCAGATGGTTCTTTTGCCGGGCCTGAGGATACTAGTCAAAATGTAAACTACTTTAATCCTGTGGCTGAGGTACTTTCTAAAGATAATAAGTTAGTAAGAAAGAACTTTTTAGGTAATGTTTTTGCAGAAGCAGAAATAATAAAAGGATTAAAATATAGAGTAGAGCTTGGTGCTAATACGGAGTTTTCTGAACATACTGATTTTACACCATCATACAATTGGGGAGCACAAACAAACACTTCTGCCGACCTTATTGAAAGAAGACAAAACTGGTACTCTATTAACTTTAAAAATTTACTTACTTATGATAGAACAATCAATAAACATAAGTTTACAGTACTTGTAGGGCAGGAAGCTAATGATAGCCACTGGGAAGGTATAACGGCTACAGCAACAGGTTTTCAAACAAACTCTGTGTACGGACTTAACCTTGCAGACCCTTCGCAAAGTAAAGTAACAAGTTACCAAGGTAGTGCTGCTCTATACTCTTTCTTTGGTCGTATTATTTATGATTTTGATAATAAGTACGGATTATCTGCTTCATATCGTGGTGACCGTTCTTCTAAATTTGACCCTACTACTGATAATCAATGGGGGTATTTTCCATCAGTAGCAGTATCATGGAAATTATCTAACGAAGACTTTATGGAAGGTACTCGTAAATATATAGATAATATTAAATTCAGGCTTGGTTATGGAGAAACAGGTAATCAGCAAATCCCGAATAATCAATATAGCGCACTTTTAGCACAGCAAAACTCAAGTATTGGTTCAGGATTCTTACCTTCAAACTTCCCAAATCCTAATTTGACTTGGGAGTCTATGAAGCAAACCAATCTTGGTATCGATTTTACCGTTTTAGATTCACGTCTTGCAGTTAATCTTGATTTTTATAAGAAAGTATCAGAAGATTTCTTGTTTCAGGTACCATTCCCTGATTATCTTACAGGTGGCGGAGGTCAGTACGGCGGTCAAGATGCCCCCTACTCTAACATTGGTGAGATGGAAAACAAAGGGGTTGATATCACATTAAACTATAGAACAAAAGGCACAGGTGATTTTTCTTGGAATTCCACCCTTGTTGTTTCAAAATATAAAAATGAATTAACAGCAATACAGGACGGCTTAAACCTAGTACAATCTACAAATATTAATGGATATATATCGTATGATGTGACTAATACTGAAGTTGGTTCGCCAATCGGAATGTTTTATGGATATATAGCAGAAGGAATATTTAACGATATAGATGATTTGAATAGTGCTCCAATACAATTTGGAAATAGTGTAGGTCAGGCTGCTGGACAAACTTATCTAGGAGATGTTAAGTATAAGGATGTTAATGAGGATGGTGTTATAGATGCTAATGACAGAACATTTATTGGTAACCCACACCCTGACTTTACCTTTGGTTTTACGAATAACTTTAAGTATAAGAATTTTGACCTTTCTATATTCGTGCAAGGATCTTACGGTAATGACCTTATGAACCTAACAAAAAGAAATGGCACTGCAAATTCAGGTTTATACCAAAATGCTTTAGCAGATGCGATGAATTATTGGACTCCTGATAACACAGATACTAATATACCAAGACCGGTAGCAAGTGTAAGTGCAGCAAATAATCAAATATCTACTCGTTATATAGAAGACGGTTCGTATCTAAGAATACAAAACCTAACACTAGGATATAGCTTACCAAGCGAACTTATATCTAAAGCAAAGATGTCGAGAGTAAGAGTTTACGGAAGTGTACAAAACTTACTTACACTAACAAACTATAGTGGTTATGATCCAGAAGTAGGTTCGTTTAACCAAAACCAGCTGCTAACAGGTATTGATAACGGAAGATACCCTACACCAAGAACATATTCAGTTGGTATCAATGTAGAATTTTAA
- a CDS encoding AGE family epimerase/isomerase, which translates to MDNLKPDMYSELLSILDYWSSNTVDDKNGGFIGTIDYNDNKDYTAEKGSVLNARILWAFSASYPITKNAKHLAIAERAYAYIVSSFYDTEHGGIFWSVNHNGTPKDTKNQIYALAFVIYGLSEFYAISKNEDALQLAIKLYHKIEEHSFDPIQKGYFEAFTQDWQPIEDLRLSDKDANEKKTMNTHLHIVEAYANLYKVWKDDGLKKSIQGLLTIVDKHFIDTETGHLRLFFSEDWIEKKDVLSYGHDIEAAWLLQWCAEVIEDTNLIAIYKKHAINLTKGSLEGVDKDGGLWYELDIHTNEMIAEKHWWPQSEFMIGLVNAWQLTGDKNYLEIAEKNWAFVQKYILDKQNGEWIWGIDANYNKIEKDKAGFWKCPYHNSRACIELIQRLV; encoded by the coding sequence ATGGACAACCTAAAGCCAGATATGTACAGCGAATTGCTTTCTATTTTAGATTACTGGAGTAGCAATACCGTTGATGATAAAAATGGAGGTTTTATAGGTACAATAGATTATAATGATAATAAAGATTATACAGCCGAAAAAGGTTCAGTATTAAATGCCCGCATACTGTGGGCATTTTCTGCCTCTTACCCTATTACTAAAAATGCTAAACATCTTGCCATTGCCGAAAGAGCATATGCATACATCGTCAGTAGTTTTTACGATACCGAGCATGGCGGTATTTTTTGGAGTGTAAATCATAATGGCACGCCAAAAGACACCAAAAATCAAATATATGCCTTAGCTTTTGTTATCTATGGGTTATCAGAGTTTTATGCAATATCAAAAAATGAAGATGCATTACAACTGGCTATAAAACTATACCATAAAATAGAAGAACATAGTTTTGACCCTATACAAAAAGGATATTTCGAAGCATTTACTCAAGACTGGCAACCTATTGAAGATTTGCGCTTGAGTGATAAAGATGCCAACGAGAAAAAAACAATGAATACGCACCTACATATAGTAGAAGCCTATGCTAACCTATATAAAGTATGGAAAGACGATGGGTTAAAAAAGAGTATCCAAGGACTTTTAACTATAGTTGACAAACACTTTATTGATACTGAAACAGGACATTTAAGACTGTTTTTTAGTGAAGACTGGATAGAAAAAAAAGATGTACTATCCTACGGGCACGATATTGAGGCAGCTTGGCTACTACAATGGTGTGCTGAAGTTATTGAGGATACTAACCTTATAGCTATTTATAAAAAACACGCTATTAATTTAACCAAGGGCAGTTTAGAAGGTGTTGATAAAGATGGCGGACTTTGGTATGAGCTTGACATACATACCAATGAAATGATTGCCGAAAAACATTGGTGGCCACAATCGGAATTTATGATTGGGTTGGTTAATGCATGGCAACTTACCGGAGATAAAAACTACCTAGAAATAGCAGAAAAAAACTGGGCATTTGTTCAAAAATATATTTTAGACAAACAGAATGGCGAATGGATATGGGGGATAGATGCCAACTATAATAAAATTGAAAAAGACAAAGCTGGTTTCTGGAAATGTCCTTATCATAATTCACGTGCTTGTATAGAATTAATACAACGACTTGTATAG